From a region of the Dictyostelium discoideum AX4 chromosome 2 chromosome, whole genome shotgun sequence genome:
- a CDS encoding zinc-containing alcohol dehydrogenase (Similar to ADH), with amino-acid sequence MLPITNKVALITKKGFSESFSIVDNEIPKPKGNEVLIKVDYVGLNRCDLYFSLGLYLPFENYPNVSGFEASGTVVEFANDELENSSKFKVGDKVSVIYTCDHRKYGTFAEYAVFPIGCLVKNNELSSQKEIAANWISFFTAYYGLVEFAQIKKGDYVIITAGSAGTSLAGIAIAKFFGAHTIVTSRNEKKKQQILDYGADYFVSLDTEDIVKRTFEITNGKGANIIYDSVGGQSAQKLFESSSQFGKIVFYGNMNHSEPTPLPILIGLKNYLTIKVLNTNEYLYQPEFNKKAIEFLNSNFHHFKSIVGKEFIGIDSLVDALKYLETGDLFGKVVVKVNN; translated from the coding sequence atgttaccaataacaaataaagttgcattaattacaaaaaaaggattttcagaatcattttcaattgttgataatgaaattcCAAAACCTAAAGGAAATGaagttttaattaaagttGATTATGTTGGTCTTAATAGATGTGatctttatttttcattGGGACTTTATTTaccatttgaaaattatcCAAATGTATCAGGTTTTGAAGCTTCAGGTACTGTTGTAGAATTTGCAAATGATGAATTAGAGAATTCAAGTAAATTTAAAGTTGGTGATAAAGTTAGTGTAATTTATACTTGTGATCATAGAAAATATGGTACATTTGCAGAATATGCAGTTTTTCCAATTGGTTGTTTAGTTAAGaataatgaattatcaaGTCAAAAAGAAATTGCTGCAAATtggatttcatttttcactGCATACTATGGTCTTGTTGAATTTgctcaaattaaaaaaggtgaTTATGTAATTATCACCGCTGGTAGTGCTGGAACTTCTTTAGCTGGTATTGCAATTGCTAAATTTTTTGGTGCTCATACAATCGTTACAAGTCGTAATGAAAAGAAGAAACAACAAATTTTAGATTATGGTGCTGATTATTTCGTTTCTCTTGACACTGAAGATATTGTTAAAAGAACCTTTGAAATTACTAATGGTAAAGGTGCAAATATTATATATGACTCTGTTGGTGGACAAAGTgctcaaaaattatttgaatcatcTTCACAATTTGGTAAAATTGTATTCTATGGTAATATGAATCACTCAGAACCAACACCTCTcccaattttaattggtcTTAAAAATTACTTAACAATCAAAGTTTTAAATACAAATGAATACCTTTATCAAcctgaatttaataaaaaagctattgaatttttaaattcaaattttcatcattttaaatcaatagttggtaaagaatttattggtattgattCATTGGTTGATGCTCTTAAATATTTAGAAACTGGTGATTTATTTGGTAAAGTTGTTGTAAaagttaataattaa
- the tmem184B gene encoding transmembrane protein 184B, protein MTTIVEEEPLFYIVMLSIGSFFALGSIIIAVILILQHFIHYNKPNHQKYIVRIIMIAPIYAIHSLLSLFFKRQFWALFFDISRDCYEAYVLYCFFKLLICFLGGEEALKELLSKKDTQPLTWPLGYFFSFTPKKSFYRLSLGLVLQYAIIKPTLAIVAAILYYNNKYLEGDFSISQGYLWITVINNISVLIALYFLVMFYEVFQNELSPHSPILKFLVIKSVVFFLFWQTVVITVLIWFDALPKSDVYSSEHIGYFINDFLVCIEMFITSIAMGICFSYSDYVIDKSTHDEILGNGKRSSSRGIGSRSGRNIKISSKIKNIKNNFNRYRHNIGDGLSDVNNPKDIILDTIMVAKLNKNNNNTNNNEINNGIIDNNNSNNIENNGKSRNNIENNIDSQDYFNFIDLNTNDKEKQSKSKYFKIKMPDSDQSSLINLDQCESPSILYGSLNGASNNNNNNNNNNNNINNNNNNNSNNSNNNSNSQFESIDINSNSVNSNKNQSDAILFTF, encoded by the exons atgacaacAATTGTTGAAGAAGAACCATTATTTTACATTGTTATGTTATCAATTGGATCATTTTTTGCACTTGGTTCAATTATAATAGCAGTTATATTAATACTTCAACattttattcattataaTAAACCAAATCACCAAAAGTATATTGTTAGAATTATTATGATCGCACCAATCTATGCGATTCATagtttattatcattatttttcaaaagacAATTTTGGgcattattttttgatatttcaCGTGACTGTTATGAAGCCTATGTTTTATACTGTTTCTTTAAATTGTTAATTTGTTTCCTTGGTGGTGAAGAAGCATTGAAAGAATTATTAAGCAAAAAGGATACACAACCACTAACTTGGCCATTAGGATATTTCTTTAGTTTTACACCAAAAAAGAGTTTCTATAGATTATCACTGGGTTTAGTTTTACAATATGCAATCATAAAACCAACATTAGCAATTGTTGCAGCAATTTTatactataataataaatatttagaaggtgatttttcaatatctCAAGGTTATTTATGGATTACtgttataaataatatttcagtATTA atTGCACTTTACTTTTTAGTAATGTTTTATGAAGTATTTCAAAATGAATTATCACCACATAGTCCAATACTTAAATTTTTAGTGATCAAATCAGtggttttctttttattttggcAAACTGTTGTTATCACTGTATTGATATGGTTTGATGCATTACCAAAATCAGATGTTTATTCATCAGAACATATTGGTTACTTTATCAATGATTTCTTGGTTTGTATTGAAATGTTTATAACATCAATTGCAATGGGAATTTGTTTCTCTTATTCTGATTATGTTATTGATAAATCAACACATGATGAGATTTTGGGTAATGGTAAAAGAAGTAGTAGTAGAGGAATTGGTAGTAGAAGTGgaagaaatattaaaatctcttcaaaaataaaaaatattaaaaataatttcaatagaTATAGACATAATATTGGTGATGGTTTATCAGATGTAAATAATCCAAAAGATATAATTTTAGATACAATAATGGTTGCaaagttaaataaaaataataataatacaaacaataatgaaattaataatggaataattgataataataatagtaataatattgaaaataatggaaaaagtagaaataatattgaaaataatatagatAGTCAAgat tatttcaactttatagatttaaatacaaacgataaagaaaaacaaagtaaatcaaaatattttaagaTTAAAATGCCAGATTCTGATCAATCatctttaataaatcttgATCAGTGTGAATCACCTTCAATCTTATATGGTTCATTAAATGGtgcttcaaataataataataataataataataataataataatattaataataataataataataatagtaacaatagtaataataatagtaatagtcaATTTGAAAGTATAGATATAAATAGCAATAGTGTTAACTCAAACAAAAATCAAAGTGATGCTatattatttactttttaa
- the mcfV gene encoding mitochondrial substrate carrier family protein has product MNSSDFKKSFKESTENNSNTYRPSKTLNTYKSLKNGNNIANSLIIQLNNNVNNNLNKEKLIKSNNNKLLNLNNNNKNNNNNNINNNNNLISKNGILNNIIKNENQNKILKGNNKNNSNSKLDVSKKSISKENVNYLVSGSIAGAISRSATAGFERLTIIQQVQGMSQNLSQGYVGCIAAMKEMVKREGFKSIWKGNGANIVKVSPNSGIRFLTYEFCKKHFLDNSSNHPSSSSIENGIDGNGVGCGSGSEMKMTVPQTMFSGAMAGLTSTFFTYPLDVVRIRLSLQGSCSNDYAAHRYNGITHSFFKIHKDEGVKGLYKGLGTSIASIVPWVSISFATYEGFKIICKKMILNYQISSSSLSTTTTTPSSINNNNNNNNKNNNSFIYENELGENGINLTNTSGCSTMASTMPSSLLINSVASDENELKKGVNMICDFVCGALSGAVTMTVCYPLDVLRRRMMIQGIGGNKVLYKNGWDATKKILSNEGLVAFYHGIIPAYFKVVPTVAISFAVYEICKDLGSNKYQQK; this is encoded by the exons atgaatagttctgattttaaaaagagcTTTAAAGAATCGACAGAAAATAATAGCAACACCTATAGACCATCCAAAACCTTAAATACTTATAAAAGTCTCAAAAATGGTAACAATATTGCTAATTCCTTAATCATTCAATTGAACAATAATGTAAAcaataatttgaataaagaaaaattaataaaatcaaataataataaattattaaatttaaacaataataataagaataataataataataatattaataataataacaatttaatttccaaaaatGGTATTCtaaacaatattattaaaaacgaaaatcaaaataaaattttaaaaggaaataataaaaacaattcaaattcaaaattagatgtttcaaaaaaatcaatttcaaaagaaaatgtcaat tatttAGTATCAGGATCGATTGCTGGAGCAATATCGAGATCTGCAACAGCAGGATTTGAAAGATTAACGATTATTCAACAAGTTCAAGGTATGTCACAAAATCTTAGTCAAGGTTATGTTGGATGCATTGCTGCTATGAAAGAGATGGTGAAGAGGGAaggatttaaatcaatttggaAAGGAAATGGCGCAAACATTGTAAAGGTTTCCCCAAATTCTGGAATTCGATTTTTAACTTAtgaattttgtaaaaaacattttttagaCAACTCTTCAAATCATCCATCTTCATCTTCGATTGAGAATGGTATTGATGGTAATGGTGTTGgttgtggtagtggtagtgaaATGAAGATGACAGTTCCCCAAACAATGTTTTCTGGTGCAATGGCTGGACTTACCTCAACCTTTTTCACATATCCTTTGGATGTTGTTAGAATAAGATTATCACTTCAAGGATCTTGTTCAAATGATTATGCAGCTCATCGTTATAATGGTATAACTCAtagtttctttaaaattcACAAGGATGAAGGTGTAAAAGGTCTTTACAAAGGTTTGGGTACCTCCATTGCTTCAATTGTACCTTGGGTTTCAATTAGTTTTGCAACTTATGAaggttttaaaataatttgtaaaaaaatgattttaaattatcaaatatcatcatcatcattatcaacaacaactacaacaccatcatcaattaataataataataataataataataaaaataataactcaTTTATTTATGAAAATGAACTTGGTGAAAATGGtattaatttaacaaatacATCCGGTTGTTCAACTATGGCATCAACAATGCCTTCATCGCTATTGATAAATTCTGTTGCTTCTGATGAGAATGAATTGAAAAAAGGTGTAAATATGATTTGCGATTTTGTTTGTGGTGCTCTTAGTGGTGCTGTTACTATGACTGTTTGCTATCCTTTGGATGTTTTAAGAAGAAGAATGATGATTCAAGGtattggtggtaataaaGTACTCTATAAAAATGGCTGGGATGCGACAAAGAAAATCTTATCAAATGAAGGTTTGGTTGCTTTCTATCATGGTATCATTCCTGCTTATTTTAAAGTTGTCCCAACTGTTGCCATTTCTTTTGCTGTTTATGAAATTTGTAAAGATTTAGgttcaaataaatatcaacaaaaataa
- the dhkF gene encoding HisK family protein kinase: MILKFIIQQCVFKVAKIFSDNLIQIFMDISSVYSSSTLFFSKLSLLMCKVFNSKCAGISVLNKDGLFDTIAFCSSTQELENFSYSLKKISKNITYYDNINEIFNNSEIIKKYNLKSYMEIPLKDSKEFYFGDIVLFGDQTLNPNILDTNILTFITNRTSMEFEKKKVSDQLIIAKNLLDQSPSCSCLVSRNGKIIRKIGAFYERLLGLEIGENISSVEKSSDISTILKQVCFENNNLSTETTITKKNGEKYPAEVFVKEISDIHSNSIGIMIIVRDITDQIRLKEMNIELQKKSELEQKRNQELMEARDLALTATKIKSQFLATISHEIRTPLNGIITMGEMLLSTSPLNTEQHDIAETIFGSSELLLSITSDILDFSKIEASKLELEMIEFDFIGCLEGIGKTIGVSITNKPIEIAFLMDTDIPHRLIGDPNRLIQIMLNMGTNAVKYTDRGHIVFRISVISREQNRCKIKISIDDSGIGIGEDQRAHLFEPFHQIDSSSTRKYGGSGLGLAISSKLAKLMGGEVILERSKPGVGSLFSVTLNFEQIGSNTLKSLLPDKSFSRNKTCIILDNYEYTASIASQRFDQIFEESNIILVKESTVKKFFELVQEYKINGDVNKIDLKNLDPELLPFFDSSLICIIVFHRFMDNLDIFLKYVKDFIEFYKKKIVVALGINHKNFKNLPKRRDFLIFKKPISSTNLIKVSNMARKIIPKSSSSSNLIQTISQIDNQQQQQQQQLQQQEQEQQHQQQQLQQEQQFVTISPHSDSSEKKTTPKKDRGKYDFNISPLRIDRFGTESTSSPKIKLYSDTSSDSGESDEFEFSENLRELKSDGELVVLKNQPYKEQRLSNIQLINDPIVTPPTPKANSEVVSTKAESTFFQSSSITIKETRSDSVNSVNSVNSVNSVNSLNSENSNNSLDVGIRTRPRILLVDDNAVNRKVVKLQLKKLGYDCDTATNGFEGFEMQKKDNYELIFMDLNMPLCDGSMASKLIRSHEELNNYKSRANIVGLSATYLHGSKDYCVSMGMDDFVVKPLKLQPLGELVKKYLEVENNNNNNNNNNNNNNNNNSNNNNSNSNSNPNSNSNSNSNSNSNPNQNPNYCNNLPTDFI, encoded by the exons atgattttaaa gttTATTATTCAACAATGTGTTTTTAAAGTTGCTAAAATATTttctgataatttaattcaaatttttatgGATATTAGTTCAGTttattcatcatcaactttatttttttcaaaattatcattattaatgtgtaaagtttttaattcaaag tgTGCCGGCATAAGTGTACTTAATAAAGATGGTTTATTCGATACAATTGCATTTTGTTCATCAACTCAAGAATTAGAAAATTTTTCatatagtttaaaaaaaattagtaaaaacATTACCTATTATGA taacattaatgaaatttttaataattcagaaattattaaaaaatataatttaaaaagttataTGGAAATACCATTAAAAGattcaaaagaattttattttggtgatattgttttatttggtgatcaaactttaaatccaaatattttagatacaaatattttaacatTTATAACTAATAGAACTTCAAtggaatttgaaaaaaagaaagtttcagatcaattaattattgcTAAAAATCTATTAGACCAATCACCATCTTGTAGTTGTTTAGTTAGTAGAAATGGAAAAATCATTAGAAAGATTGGAGCGTTTTATGAACGTTTATTGGGTTTAGAAATTGGGGAGAATATTAGTTCGGTTGAAAAGAGTTCTGATATTAGTACCATTTTAAAACAAGTTTGTTtcgaaaataataatctttcGACCGAAACAACAATAACTAAAAAGAATGGAGAGAAATACCCAGCCGAAGTATTTGTTAAAGAGATTAGTGATATtcattcaaattcaattggaaTAATGATTATTGTACGTGATATTACCGATCAAATAAgattaaaagaaatgaatATTGAATTACAAAAGAAATCAGAATTGgaacaaaaaagaaatcaagaATTAATGGAGGCTAGAGATTTGGCATTAACAgcaacaaaaattaaatctcaATTTCTTGCTACAATCAGTCATGAAATTAGAACACCTCTAAATGGAATTATAACAATGGGAGAAATGTTATTATCAACTAGTCCTTTAAATACGGAACAACATGATATAGCTGAAACTATTTTTGGTTCAAGTGAATTACTACTTTCAATTACATCAGATATTTTGGATTTTAGTAAAATTGAAGCATCTAAATTAGAATTGGAAATGATTGAATTCGATTTTATTGGTTGTTTAGAAGGTATTGGTAAAACAATTGGTGTTTCAATAActaataaaccaattgaaattgcATTTTTAATGGATACTGATATTCCTCATCGTCTTATTGGTGACCCAAATAggttaattcaaattatgtTAAATATGGGTACAAATGCTGTAAAGTATACCGATAGAGGTCATATAGTTTTTAGAATTTCCGTTATCTCTAGAGAACAAAATAgatgtaaaattaaaattagtatAGATGATAgtggtattggtattggtgaaGATCAAAGAGCACATCTATTTGAACCATTTCATCAAATCGATTCATCATCTACTAGAAAATATGGTGGATCTGGTCTGGGTTTAGCAATTTCAAGTAAACTTGCAAAATTAATGGGTGGCGAAGTAATATTAGAAAGAAGTAAACCAGGTGTGGGTTCTCTATTCTCTGtaactttaaattttgaacAAATTGGTTCAAACactttaaaatctttactACCggataaatcattttcaaggAATAAAACTTGTATAATTCTAGACAACTATGAATATACAGCATCAATAGCATCTCAAAGATTTGATCAAATCTTTGAAGAATCAAATATAATACTGGTGAAAGAGTCAACAGttaaaaaattctttgaATTAGTTCaagaatataaaattaatggtgatgttaacaaaattgatttaaaaaatcttgaTCCAGAGCTATTACCATTCTTTGATTCAAGTTTAATATGTATTATTGTTTTCCATAGATTCATGGATAATCtagatatatttttaaagtatGTTAAAGATTTCattgaattttataaaaagaaaattgtgGTTGCGTTGGGTATCAatcataaaaattttaaaaatttaccaaAACGTAGagactttttaattttcaaaaaaccaatttcctcaacaaatttaattaaagtttcAAATATGGCTCGTAAAATAATACCaaaatcttcatcatcttcaaatttaattcaaacaaTTTCACAAATtgataatcaacaacaacaacaacaacaacaactacaacaacaagaacaagaacaacaacatcaacaacaacaacttcaacaagaacaacaattTGTAACCATTTCTCCACATAGTGATAGTAGTGAAAAGAAAACGACACCAAAGAAAGATAGAGGTaaatatgattttaatatctCACCTTTAAGAATTGATAGATTTGGTACGgaatcaacatcatcaccaaaaaTTAAACTATATTCCGATACAAGTAGTGATAGTGGTGAATctgatgaatttgaattcAGTGAAAATCTTCGTGAATTAAAGAGTGATGGTGAGTTggtagttttaaaaaatcaaccaTATAAGGAACAAAGATTatcaaatattcaattaatcaaTGACCCAATAGTAACTCCACCAACTCCAAAGGCAAATTCTGAAGTTGTATCAACAAAAGCTGAATCAACATTTTTCCAATCATCATCTATaacaattaaagaaacaaGAAGTGATAGTGTTAATAGTGTAAATAGTGTTAATAGTGTTAATAGTGTTAATAGTTTAAACagtgaaaattcaaataattcactAGATGTTGGAATTAGAACAAGACCAAGAATACTATTAGTTGATGATAATGCTGTCAATAGAAAAGTAGTTAaacttcaattgaaaaaattgggTTATGACTGTGATACGGCTACCAATGGTTTCGAAGGTTTTGAAATgcaaaaaaaagataattatgAATTAATATTCATGGATTTAAATATGCCTCTATGTGATGGTTCAATGGCTTCAAAACTTATTAGGTCCCatgaagaattaaataattataaatcacGTGCAAATATAGTTGGTCTCTCTGCAACTTATTTACATGGTTCAAAAGATTATTGTGTTTCAATGGGTATGGATGATTTTGTAGTAAAACCACTTAAACTACAACCCTTGGGTGAATtagttaaaaaatatttagaagttgaaaataataataataataataataataataataataataataataataataatagtaataataataattcaaattcaaattcaaatccaaattcaaattcaaattcaaattcaaattcaaattcaaatccaAATCAAAATCCTAATTATTGTAATAACTTACCAActgattttatttaa